A part of Lacinutrix sp. 5H-3-7-4 genomic DNA contains:
- a CDS encoding NAD(P)/FAD-dependent oxidoreductase, which produces MLDNKNKSLNNKTFDTIIIGSGVGGLAAAICLSRAGQNVLVLEQHDVPGGWCHSFYLNGNRFTPGVHYVGLVGDGLSTTELYEGLGIANDIVFYRQNPSAFEHCWIGEERFDYPADFNAFQKKLIARFPKEKKNIIKYLKLITNIGYQLSLIPKIRGLWQQITIPFRTKHMGKYSPFSLKRVLSWYIKDPLLQRILCIQFGDHGLAPAKASFVLHAAIMYHYHKGGFYPMGGGGAIVKAMTNAIKAKNGQIKTSTSVKEIIIEKSKKNNTAIGVKLENGDQVFAKHIISNADPGITYQKLIKPENLSNKLKKKLNKTKYSCTSLMLFLTVEMDVKKAGLDSGNIWLIPNKDLDELDKDMQKINLLEDKEFPAMFISCTTLKDPISFNGKHHTLEVITYINYEAFKTFENEDSKRSAAYLEFKEKLIAKFLITVEKAVPGITNSIVHKELGTPLTNEYYINATKGSVYGTEKSLKHIGPFAYKAKSEIEHLYLCGASIASHGVGGASYSGVQTAAAILGCRQDDLIKPCDTQNLRVFEAEDSTNYPEWMKKKIKMRQARASKI; this is translated from the coding sequence ATGTTAGATAATAAAAATAAGAGTTTAAATAATAAAACTTTCGATACTATAATTATTGGGTCTGGAGTAGGAGGTTTAGCAGCAGCTATTTGTTTATCACGTGCAGGACAAAATGTTTTAGTATTAGAGCAACACGATGTTCCTGGTGGTTGGTGTCATAGTTTTTATCTAAATGGAAATAGGTTTACACCAGGAGTTCATTATGTTGGTTTAGTTGGAGATGGTTTGTCTACAACAGAACTTTATGAAGGTTTAGGTATTGCAAATGATATCGTTTTTTACCGTCAAAACCCAAGTGCTTTTGAGCATTGCTGGATAGGAGAAGAGCGTTTTGATTATCCGGCAGATTTTAATGCGTTTCAAAAAAAACTAATAGCACGTTTCCCTAAGGAAAAGAAAAACATAATTAAGTATTTAAAGCTTATTACAAATATTGGCTACCAACTTAGTTTAATACCCAAAATAAGAGGATTATGGCAGCAAATTACCATTCCTTTTAGAACAAAACATATGGGTAAATATTCACCATTTAGCCTAAAGCGTGTTTTAAGTTGGTATATTAAAGACCCTTTGTTGCAGCGCATTTTATGCATTCAATTTGGAGATCATGGCTTAGCTCCTGCAAAAGCTAGTTTTGTATTGCATGCTGCAATTATGTATCATTATCATAAAGGAGGTTTTTATCCTATGGGCGGCGGCGGCGCGATAGTAAAAGCAATGACTAATGCTATAAAAGCAAAAAATGGGCAGATTAAAACAAGTACATCTGTAAAAGAAATAATTATAGAAAAATCAAAAAAAAATAACACTGCCATAGGTGTAAAGTTAGAAAATGGTGATCAAGTTTTTGCAAAACACATTATATCTAATGCAGATCCAGGTATAACATATCAAAAACTAATAAAACCAGAAAATTTAAGTAATAAGCTTAAAAAGAAATTAAACAAAACAAAATATTCATGCACCTCTTTAATGTTGTTTTTAACGGTTGAAATGGATGTTAAAAAAGCAGGTTTAGACTCTGGAAATATTTGGCTAATTCCTAATAAAGATTTAGATGAACTTGATAAAGACATGCAAAAAATCAATTTATTAGAAGATAAAGAGTTTCCTGCAATGTTTATAAGTTGTACTACATTAAAAGACCCTATAAGTTTTAATGGTAAACACCATACTTTAGAAGTTATTACTTATATAAATTATGAGGCTTTTAAAACGTTTGAAAATGAAGATTCAAAACGTTCTGCAGCATATTTAGAGTTTAAAGAAAAACTTATAGCTAAATTTCTTATTACAGTTGAAAAAGCTGTACCGGGAATAACAAATAGTATAGTGCATAAAGAATTAGGCACACCACTTACTAATGAATACTATATAAACGCTACAAAAGGCAGTGTTTATGGTACAGAAAAGAGTTTAAAACATATTGGTCCTTTTGCTTATAAAGCAAAGTCTGAAATAGAGCATTTATATTTGTGTGGGGCAAGTATTGCATCTCATGGTGTTGGTGGAGCAAGTTACTCTGGTGTACAAACTGCAGCTGCAATATTAGGTTGCCGTCAAGACGATTTAATTAAACCTTGTGACACACAAAATTTAAGAGTTTTTGAAGCTGAAGATAGTACTAATTATCCTGAATGGATGAAGAAAAAAATTAAAATGCGTCAAGCCAGAGCTAGTAAAATATAA
- a CDS encoding MarC family protein: MVEILTKIFFIFAVIDPIGSVPVYLEATKEFDLAHKKKIAIRASIIAFFILLFFIVIGQLILEGMSVSLDAFQISGGVILFLFALTMIFGDGKPEDEKNKITDYKHVTTFPIAIPSIASPGAIMAVVLLTDNHLYSIEQQTLTTILVLIVIGITCLILLMASHLQARIGSYGITVISKIMGLILASYAVQSILSGIASYFANV, encoded by the coding sequence ATGGTAGAAATATTAACTAAAATTTTTTTTATTTTTGCTGTAATTGATCCCATAGGCTCGGTACCTGTGTATCTTGAAGCTACAAAAGAATTTGATTTAGCTCACAAAAAGAAAATAGCAATTAGAGCATCAATAATTGCTTTTTTTATACTATTATTTTTTATAGTAATTGGTCAGTTAATATTAGAAGGCATGTCGGTTTCACTAGATGCTTTTCAAATTTCTGGTGGTGTAATTTTATTTTTATTTGCACTAACCATGATTTTTGGTGATGGTAAACCCGAAGACGAAAAAAATAAAATCACAGACTACAAACACGTTACTACGTTTCCAATAGCAATACCATCAATAGCATCTCCAGGAGCAATTATGGCAGTTGTACTTTTAACAGATAACCACTTATATTCAATAGAGCAACAAACCCTTACAACAATACTAGTATTAATTGTAATAGGTATTACATGTTTAATTCTCTTAATGGCAAGCCATTTACAGGCCAGAATAGGAAGTTATGGTATTACTGTAATAAGTAAAATTATGGGCTTAATACTGGCTTCTTATGCAGTACAAAGTATTTTAAGTGGTATTGCAAGCTATTTTGCTAATGTATAA
- a CDS encoding DUF3124 domain-containing protein has translation MKLNILILSLILSLSSCVEEREISSISPENWSKRTANISAQDSLEYGKSYLSIYSQIYSMSEHKRHNLTAMVSLRNTSDVDTVYILKAKYFDTHGVKVRTYFDEPIYLLPMETTEIIIDEIDTSGGTGSNFIFEWKTPKNSPEPLFEAVMTSTMGKQGLSFITQAKRIQ, from the coding sequence ATGAAATTAAACATCCTTATTTTATCGTTAATATTATCACTTTCTAGTTGTGTTGAAGAGCGTGAAATTAGCTCTATAAGTCCAGAAAATTGGTCTAAACGTACAGCAAATATTTCGGCTCAGGATTCATTAGAATATGGTAAATCTTATTTATCAATATACTCTCAAATTTACAGCATGTCAGAGCACAAAAGGCATAATCTAACAGCTATGGTAAGTTTAAGAAATACGAGCGATGTAGATACCGTATATATATTAAAAGCAAAATATTTTGATACTCATGGTGTAAAAGTAAGAACATATTTTGATGAGCCAATATATTTATTACCTATGGAAACTACCGAAATTATTATAGATGAAATAGATACTTCTGGAGGAACAGGATCTAACTTTATTTTCGAGTGGAAAACACCAAAAAATTCACCAGAACCTTTATTTGAAGCTGTAATGACTTCTACAATGGGAAAACAAGGTTTATCATTTATTACACAGGCAAAACGCATACAGTAA
- a CDS encoding BadF/BadG/BcrA/BcrD ATPase family protein, which produces MILIVDSGSTKCDWIAVDDKGNQLFEKIRTKGLNPAILEEKKLRKIIKKSKKLKKNREKVRHVFFYGAGCGTEKPRLMLKGVLEELFFNADVAVNEDTMAAVYSTISSKDEAAVVCIMGTGSNCSYYDGEKLHQKVDSLGYTIMDDASGNYFGKQLLRDYYFNHMPETLKVAFADKYNVDSDFIKRNLYKQPNPNAYLATFAEFMILNKDSKYIQELIKEGIRVFSKNMIMQFKEELKTVPVHFAGSIAFFCKDEIEIVAKEFNYKVGNFERRPIEGLVTFHTEALK; this is translated from the coding sequence ATGATATTAATAGTTGACAGTGGTTCTACAAAATGCGATTGGATTGCAGTAGATGATAAAGGCAATCAATTGTTCGAGAAAATTAGAACAAAAGGTTTAAACCCAGCCATTCTTGAAGAAAAAAAGTTACGTAAGATTATTAAAAAATCTAAAAAACTTAAAAAAAACAGAGAAAAAGTAAGACATGTCTTTTTTTATGGAGCAGGTTGTGGTACAGAGAAACCAAGGTTAATGTTAAAAGGTGTTTTAGAAGAATTATTTTTTAATGCAGACGTTGCCGTAAACGAAGATACAATGGCAGCAGTATATTCTACAATCTCATCAAAGGATGAAGCAGCTGTAGTTTGTATTATGGGAACAGGATCTAACTGCAGTTATTATGATGGTGAAAAACTTCATCAAAAAGTAGATTCTTTGGGGTATACAATAATGGATGATGCCTCTGGAAACTACTTTGGAAAACAATTACTACGAGATTATTATTTTAATCACATGCCAGAAACTTTAAAAGTAGCTTTTGCAGATAAATACAATGTAGATTCAGATTTTATAAAACGTAATCTATACAAGCAACCAAATCCAAATGCTTATTTGGCAACATTTGCAGAATTCATGATTTTGAATAAAGATTCTAAATACATACAAGAGCTAATAAAAGAAGGCATACGTGTGTTTTCAAAAAACATGATAATGCAATTTAAAGAAGAATTAAAAACAGTACCTGTACACTTTGCGGGCTCTATAGCTTTTTTCTGTAAAGACGAAATTGAAATAGTTGCAAAAGAATTTAATTATAAAGTAGGTAATTTTGAACGCCGTCCTATTGAAGGCTTAGTAACATTTCATACAGAAGCATTAAAATAA
- the gap gene encoding type I glyceraldehyde-3-phosphate dehydrogenase has translation MSKLKLGINGFGRIGRIVFRATVKRDNVDVVAINDLLDVNHLAYLLEYDSVHGRFDGTIEVKDGNLIVDGKTIRVTAEKDPKNLKWDEAGADVVAECTGIFTTLETANYHIDGGAKKVVISAPSKDAPMFVMGVNDNKLTADDTIVSNASCTTNCLAPLAKVIEDNFGIEEALMTTIHATTSTQFTVDAPSRKNYRLGRSALNNIIPTSTGAAKAVGKVIPELDGKLTGMAFRVPTVDVSVVDLTVKTKKETSLDEIKAAMKKAADGDMNGILGYTEDAVVSQDFVSEIKTSVFDADSAIELNPTFFKLVSWYDNEFGYSNKLVDLAEKVNSL, from the coding sequence ATGTCAAAATTAAAATTAGGAATTAACGGATTTGGAAGAATAGGACGAATCGTTTTTAGAGCAACTGTAAAAAGAGATAATGTAGATGTAGTAGCAATTAACGATTTGTTAGATGTTAATCATTTAGCATATTTACTAGAGTATGATTCTGTTCATGGTAGATTTGATGGTACTATAGAAGTAAAAGATGGAAACTTAATTGTAGACGGTAAAACAATAAGAGTAACTGCAGAAAAAGACCCAAAAAACCTTAAATGGGACGAAGCAGGAGCAGATGTTGTTGCAGAGTGTACAGGAATATTTACAACTTTAGAAACAGCAAACTACCATATTGATGGTGGTGCTAAAAAAGTAGTAATTTCTGCACCAAGTAAAGACGCACCAATGTTTGTAATGGGTGTAAACGATAATAAACTAACAGCAGATGATACTATAGTATCAAACGCATCATGTACAACAAACTGTTTAGCTCCATTAGCAAAAGTAATTGAAGATAATTTTGGTATTGAAGAAGCCTTAATGACTACAATTCACGCTACAACATCAACACAATTTACTGTAGATGCTCCATCGCGTAAAAACTACCGTTTAGGGCGTTCGGCATTAAATAATATTATACCAACATCAACAGGAGCAGCAAAAGCTGTAGGAAAAGTAATTCCAGAATTAGATGGTAAGTTAACAGGTATGGCTTTTAGAGTACCAACTGTAGATGTTTCAGTTGTAGATTTAACAGTAAAAACGAAAAAAGAAACGTCTCTTGATGAAATTAAAGCAGCAATGAAAAAAGCCGCAGATGGAGACATGAATGGTATTTTAGGTTATACTGAAGATGCAGTAGTATCTCAAGATTTCGTAAGTGAAATAAAAACTAGTGTTTTTGATGCAGACTCTGCAATAGAATTAAACCCAACATTCTTCAAATTAGTATCTTGGTACGATAACGAATTTGGATACTCTAATAAATTAGTAGATTTAGCAGAGAAAGTAAATAGCCTATAA
- the pfkA gene encoding 6-phosphofructokinase, with product MSQTIKKIGVMTSGGDSPGMNAAIRSVARTCAFHSIECVGIYRGYEGMIEGDFEELTARSVKGIINKGGTVLKSARSTEFRTPEGRKKAYKALKENGVDALVVIGGDGTFTGALIFNQEYNFPVIGIPGTIDNDIYGTSHTLGYDTALNTVVESIDKIRDTASSHNRLFFVEVMGRDVGHIALNVGIGAGAEEILIPEEDLGLDRLLESLRRSKKSGKSSSIVVVAEGDKIGKNVFELRDYVEENMTEYEVRVSVLGHMQRGGAPSCFDRVLASRMGVKAVESLMEGESNYMVGLSSDKIVLTPLEKAVKGKSKINKELIRVSDIMTT from the coding sequence ATGTCTCAAACAATAAAAAAAATAGGTGTAATGACCTCTGGTGGTGACTCTCCAGGAATGAATGCCGCAATTAGATCTGTAGCCAGAACTTGTGCATTTCATAGTATAGAATGTGTAGGTATTTATAGAGGATACGAAGGCATGATAGAAGGTGATTTTGAAGAGCTTACCGCACGAAGTGTGAAAGGTATTATTAATAAAGGAGGAACCGTTTTAAAATCTGCAAGATCTACAGAATTTAGAACTCCAGAAGGTAGAAAAAAAGCGTATAAAGCATTAAAAGAAAATGGAGTAGATGCTCTAGTAGTAATTGGTGGAGATGGTACTTTTACAGGAGCTTTAATATTTAATCAAGAGTACAATTTTCCAGTAATAGGAATTCCAGGCACTATAGATAATGATATTTATGGTACTTCACATACATTAGGTTACGATACAGCACTAAATACAGTAGTAGAATCTATAGATAAAATTAGAGACACAGCAAGTTCACATAACCGCTTGTTTTTTGTAGAAGTTATGGGACGTGATGTTGGACATATTGCATTAAATGTTGGAATAGGAGCTGGAGCTGAAGAAATTTTAATTCCAGAAGAAGACCTAGGTTTAGATAGATTATTAGAGTCACTTCGTAGAAGTAAAAAATCTGGTAAATCTTCAAGTATTGTAGTTGTTGCCGAAGGTGATAAAATAGGTAAAAATGTATTCGAACTTAGAGATTATGTTGAAGAAAACATGACAGAATATGAAGTTAGAGTATCTGTACTTGGCCACATGCAACGTGGTGGCGCACCATCATGTTTTGATCGTGTGTTAGCAAGTAGAATGGGAGTTAAAGCAGTAGAAAGTTTAATGGAAGGCGAATCTAATTATATGGTTGGTTTATCTAGTGATAAAATTGTGTTAACACCATTAGAAAAAGCAGTAAAAGGAAAATCTAAAATAAATAAAGAATTGATTAGAGTGTCAGATATTATGACTACATAA
- a CDS encoding translocation/assembly module TamB domain-containing protein has protein sequence MLLLSIPAIQTKLGGYVTKRLNNDFNTNITVGKVGLQFNGDVELKEILIRDYKKDTLISASELNTSILNFKNLYDGKLNFGDIDLEDLIFNIKTYKDATETNLDVFVARFDDDNPRKDKSSFLLSSSDVSIYNGLFKFIDENKQTPKILEFSKLNINATNFLINGSDVSARINTLSFKDSRGLEMENLSTNFGYTLTQMTFDDLDIKTKNSVLKGDLKFSYNREDFSDFENKVLVTANFKNADVALNELNTFYNEFGANEHAKFDTEVSGTLNNLNLTNLKLTTSNNTKIYGDIKFKNLLNSAENDFAMHGEFNNLSSNYRDLKSLLPNVLGATIPSIFNKLGNFTINGITDITPNNINADLNIDTNLGFVKSKLSIKNVSNIDTAKYNGNVIFDEFDMGVFLEDPNLGKISSNLDVDGVGFKKENLSSNLTGDVYSIDYNNYKYQDIIVDGQYKQSVFNGKLIVNDKNLKLEFNGLADLSKTINSFDFVANVEYADFKILNFYTRDEISKFKGIVDMKMKGTTINDAFGSISFNKTNYKNENEDYYFEDFAITSSFNDNEHLITVNSPDIIEGEMSGDFKFEDVASLFENSIKSIYTNQAPNTIETDQYINFNFKIYNKIVEVFYPDLKLGKNTYIKGRVETDEKEFKLTFKSPRIELLDYFVKDIELQVDNKNPLFNTYVEIDSINTGFYNASKFNLINVTLNDTLYMRSEFKGGKRNNDEYDLSFYHTNNQENQSVFGFKKSKVKFKDNTWVVNEKGDKYNKIIFDNGFKNIDIKKIVMSHQNEEINLAGYVKDSTYKNLKLNFKDVDLSKITPSIDSLSLAGNVNGKLHIQQQNGAYVPNSTLTIDNLVVNKQNFGSFDANITGNEDLSNYKINANIKGDKTKSFQAIGDVSVAGENSSINVDLVFNKFKLDILSPLLEPILSRVRGDVTGQAKVVGNLNQPRFEGELLVDNGGLKVPYLNVDFDFQNQASVTLRDQQFKFNKVNITDVKYKTKGVLDGTISHTNFSNWRLGLGIETDRLLVLDTKYSEESLYYGTGFISGSAEIEGPTEALRINAIATTESGTEFYIPLNDVESFGDNSFIHFLTPEEKQAKKEGKEVVINDISGLELDFDLDVTEDALIEIVMDRESGSTIKGRGIGGLLFNINTNGKFNMYGDFVVWEGVYNFLYGGVVEKEFYVTPYESVLRWDGSPLKAQIDIQAIYRTRTNPSPLLDTPISQTIPVELEINLTGNLEKPEPDFNFEFPNVSSTLKSEINYRIASKEDRDNQALYLLATGAFNRQFRDINLTGTLTERLNGLINGFFTDSDSKINIGLNYEAGQSRLDYETDDRLGVTLQTKITDRVLINGKVGVPVGGGASESVIAGDVQIDFLLNEEGTLTATVFNRENSIRNFAEEIGYTQGLGIAYSVDFDTFGELLRKIFGKEKEPSAVEEIPVQEEKEDSKFSDDNVGFKKE, from the coding sequence GTGTTGTTATTGTCTATTCCCGCTATACAAACAAAGCTTGGAGGTTATGTTACTAAGCGATTAAATAACGATTTTAATACTAATATAACAGTTGGTAAAGTTGGTCTTCAATTTAATGGTGATGTAGAGTTAAAAGAAATACTAATTCGTGATTACAAAAAAGACACACTTATAAGTGCTTCAGAATTAAACACTTCAATATTAAATTTTAAAAATTTATACGACGGAAAACTTAATTTTGGTGATATAGATTTAGAAGATTTAATTTTTAATATTAAAACGTATAAAGATGCTACCGAAACTAATTTAGATGTTTTTGTAGCGCGTTTTGATGATGACAACCCAAGAAAAGATAAAAGCAGTTTTCTATTATCTTCAAGTGATGTTTCTATTTATAATGGCCTATTTAAATTTATTGATGAAAATAAACAAACACCAAAAATTCTTGAATTTTCTAAATTAAATATTAATGCCACCAATTTTTTAATAAACGGGAGTGATGTTAGCGCACGAATAAATACTTTATCATTTAAAGATAGTCGTGGTTTAGAGATGGAAAATCTATCAACTAATTTTGGGTATACTTTAACTCAAATGACTTTTGATGATTTAGATATAAAAACTAAAAATTCAGTACTTAAAGGAGATTTAAAATTTTCATATAATAGAGAAGATTTTTCAGACTTTGAAAACAAAGTTTTAGTAACAGCTAATTTTAAAAATGCAGATGTAGCTTTAAACGAGTTAAATACTTTTTATAATGAATTTGGCGCAAATGAACACGCAAAATTCGATACAGAAGTTTCGGGTACTTTAAACAATTTAAACCTTACCAATTTAAAACTTACAACAAGTAATAATACCAAAATTTATGGTGATATAAAGTTTAAAAACCTTTTAAATAGTGCAGAAAATGACTTTGCTATGCACGGTGAGTTTAATAATTTATCATCTAATTACAGAGATTTAAAAAGCCTTTTGCCAAATGTTTTAGGAGCAACAATACCTTCTATTTTTAATAAATTAGGAAACTTTACTATAAATGGTATTACAGATATTACACCCAATAATATAAATGCAGATTTAAACATAGATACAAATTTAGGTTTTGTAAAATCTAAACTTAGTATAAAAAATGTATCTAATATTGATACTGCAAAATATAATGGTAATGTAATTTTTGATGAGTTTGATATGGGCGTTTTTCTTGAAGATCCAAACTTGGGAAAAATATCTTCTAATTTAGATGTTGATGGTGTTGGTTTTAAAAAAGAAAACTTAAGCTCTAACCTTACAGGCGACGTATATTCTATAGATTATAATAATTATAAATACCAAGATATTATTGTAGATGGGCAATACAAACAAAGCGTATTTAACGGAAAACTTATTGTAAACGATAAAAATTTAAAATTAGAATTTAATGGTCTTGCAGACTTATCTAAAACAATAAACAGTTTTGATTTTGTAGCAAATGTAGAATATGCAGATTTTAAAATATTAAACTTTTATACGCGAGACGAAATCTCTAAATTTAAAGGTATTGTAGATATGAAAATGAAAGGCACCACAATAAACGATGCCTTTGGTAGTATTTCATTTAACAAAACCAATTATAAAAACGAAAACGAAGATTATTATTTTGAAGATTTTGCAATAACATCTTCCTTTAATGATAATGAGCATTTAATAACAGTAAATTCTCCAGATATAATAGAAGGAGAAATGAGCGGTGATTTTAAATTTGAAGATGTTGCTTCTTTATTTGAAAACTCTATTAAAAGTATTTACACCAATCAAGCGCCAAATACAATAGAAACAGACCAATACATAAACTTCAACTTTAAAATTTATAATAAAATTGTAGAAGTATTTTATCCAGATTTAAAACTTGGAAAAAACACCTATATAAAAGGAAGAGTAGAAACCGATGAAAAAGAGTTTAAACTTACTTTTAAATCGCCAAGAATAGAACTTTTAGACTATTTCGTTAAAGACATAGAATTACAAGTAGATAATAAAAACCCATTATTTAATACCTATGTAGAAATAGACAGTATAAATACAGGCTTTTATAATGCTTCAAAGTTTAACCTTATAAACGTAACTTTAAATGATACGCTTTATATGCGTTCAGAGTTTAAAGGTGGTAAACGTAATAATGATGAATACGATTTAAGTTTTTACCATACCAATAACCAAGAAAATCAATCTGTTTTTGGTTTCAAAAAAAGCAAAGTTAAATTTAAAGACAATACTTGGGTTGTAAACGAAAAAGGAGATAAATACAATAAAATAATATTCGATAATGGATTTAAAAATATCGATATTAAAAAAATTGTAATGAGTCATCAAAACGAAGAAATAAACCTTGCAGGTTACGTTAAAGATAGTACTTATAAAAACTTAAAATTAAATTTTAAGGATGTAGACTTAAGTAAAATAACACCAAGTATAGACAGTTTATCTTTAGCAGGTAATGTAAACGGTAAACTACATATACAACAACAAAATGGTGCATATGTACCAAACTCTACATTAACTATAGATAACTTAGTTGTAAACAAACAAAATTTTGGGTCCTTTGATGCTAATATTACAGGAAATGAAGACCTTTCTAATTATAAAATTAATGCAAATATAAAAGGTGATAAAACAAAAAGTTTTCAAGCTATAGGAGATGTTAGTGTAGCTGGTGAAAACTCATCTATAAATGTAGATTTAGTATTTAATAAATTTAAACTTGATATTCTGTCTCCGCTTTTAGAGCCTATTTTAAGTCGTGTTCGAGGTGATGTTACAGGACAAGCTAAAGTTGTAGGTAACCTAAATCAACCACGTTTTGAGGGAGAATTATTAGTAGATAATGGCGGTTTAAAAGTACCATACCTTAATGTAGATTTCGATTTTCAAAATCAAGCTTCTGTAACTCTAAGAGATCAACAATTTAAGTTTAATAAAGTAAATATAACAGATGTTAAATATAAAACTAAAGGTGTTTTAGATGGAACAATAAGCCATACAAACTTTAGCAATTGGAGATTAGGTTTAGGTATCGAAACCGATAGATTATTAGTGTTAGATACAAAATACTCTGAAGAATCACTTTACTATGGAACAGGATTTATAAGTGGTAGCGCAGAGATTGAAGGACCAACCGAAGCATTAAGAATAAACGCTATTGCAACAACAGAGTCAGGAACAGAATTTTATATCCCATTAAACGATGTAGAATCTTTTGGTGATAATTCATTTATTCATTTTTTAACACCAGAAGAAAAACAAGCAAAAAAAGAAGGAAAGGAAGTTGTTATAAATGATATTTCAGGTTTAGAATTAGACTTCGATTTAGATGTTACAGAAGATGCACTAATAGAAATCGTTATGGATCGCGAATCTGGAAGTACAATAAAAGGTCGTGGTATTGGAGGTTTACTATTTAATATAAATACAAATGGTAAATTTAATATGTATGGAGATTTTGTTGTTTGGGAAGGCGTTTATAATTTTCTTTATGGTGGAGTAGTAGAAAAAGAATTTTATGTAACACCATACGAAAGTGTATTGCGTTGGGATGGTAGTCCATTAAAAGCACAAATAGATATTCAAGCTATATATAGAACACGTACAAATCCATCACCTTTATTAGACACTCCAATATCTCAAACCATACCAGTAGAGTTAGAAATAAACTTAACAGGTAATCTTGAAAAACCAGAGCCAGATTTTAATTTCGAATTTCCAAATGTAAGTTCTACGCTTAAATCTGAAATTAATTATAGAATAGCTTCAAAAGAAGATAGAGATAACCAAGCATTATACCTGTTAGCAACAGGAGCATTTAATAGGCAGTTTAGAGATATAAATCTAACAGGAACCTTAACCGAAAGATTAAACGGTTTAATAAATGGTTTCTTTACAGATAGTGATAGTAAAATAAATATAGGTTTAAATTACGAAGCAGGACAAAGTCGTTTAGATTACGAAACCGATGATAGGTTAGGTGTAACATTACAAACTAAAATTACAGACCGCGTATTAATTAATGGTAAAGTTGGAGTACCAGTAGGTGGTGGAGCATCAGAGTCTGTAATTGCTGGAGATGTACAAATAGATTTTCTTTTAAATGAAGAAGGAACACTAACAGCAACGGTATTTAATAGAGAAAACAGTATTAGAAATTTTGCCGAAGAAATAGGTTATACTCAAGGATTAGGTATCGCATACTCTGTAGATTTTGATACATTTGGAGAATTACTACGTAAAATTTTTGGTAAAGAAAAAGAACCTTCAGCAGTAGAAGAAATTCCTGTACAAGAAGAAAAAGAAGACTCTAAGTTTTCAGACGATAACGTTGGTTTTAAAAAGGAATAA